In Streptomyces sp. NBC_01439, the following are encoded in one genomic region:
- a CDS encoding type I polyketide synthase yields the protein MTDIAITGLGCRFPGAPDISAYWKLLLSGERQFSAVPKERWNHEAFHEPGNPSAPHAAYTDQVAFLDDVDRFDALHYGVPPARARAMDPQHRLLLDVTREALDDAGLGRGDFDRANTGVFCGMSVSDYKDLMSAPIRAIALAEDARQAAADPGGFLDAVRDHAGSLGTVQAFSLPGSLLNMAPGTVSRHFDLGGPSFAVDAACSGSLVALDQAVAQLRQGSCRIAVVGGVYLNLTPDSLIGFSTLRALSATGVCRPFDEGADGFVLGEGAGAIVVRPLADALAAGDRVYAVIKGIGSANDGASPGPLAPAPEGQLRAMRRAYDDAGVAPSTVGFLEAHGTGTATGDRAEVEALRRLRTEYPDDDPSLCYVGAGKALIGHSLSAAGIAGLIKTALVVHHRTIVPQPRTAPHPGLGIDAAGLRLADAQRPFPDSSAPRRAAVSSFGFGGTNVHVVLEERPAPAPSPATGRLPERTGRTGAAPDTGPQLVLLSAGSPELLDQHIGDVLDALDAADPAPLAAVAHTLGSRRPLTARLAIVAADTEAFVRRLRRAREQLVEGERGDLGDDAFAADAPLPAERRRLAFLFPGQGSQRPGMMRDLHERFPGFRATVDDLGAAAREATGPDIGDLLYGEAATAEGDAEGAGRRLASTEVCQPLLGTVQIAATRLLAGFGIAPDLVLGHSVGEFAAAAAAGALTDGDTVRLLVHRGATLREAENGLRGGMLAVQTDKDTCRRLVNGIDDVWLACFNQPRQVVVSGTPHGLDAMRRACAEAGVVTVALDVSNAFHSPRLAAADEEMRADLAERPVSSPVLPFVSSVNAEVCTEPERLRELWARHASAPVQFADAVRTAYDQGARVFLQVTGGNSLLTSVRRNLTDHGDVHVVPVAGVAPDGGRSFVRALARLAVLGAPVDPRALVPQGERRLLDLPVAKLATQSYWMPRRRPATTGTPAPSHRPPARSRPVPPEETTMNDSPLHPMEELIRLVQQQTALLARLAETLPEPNPTTEAALLARLAETLPEPNRTAPAVAPATAETAPVPPAVPAPPAPPAAPDTEERPPPPPTGDLTTVTESVLAHVARVSAFPVAHLRDDQLLIDDLGFDSLMLTDLFSSLKRQWPQWTRDKTATDRPTVGGIAAMIARGCGNSVPAPAPAPVPVTAPAPVPEQRSGAEEAPAPAAAPLPEQHTRIECFPEVTAHAERIASLSGLGLANPYFLVHEGALTDTTVIDGRELLSFSSYNYLGMATHPQVNEAAHEAIERCGTSVSASRLLSGSRPLHLELESEIADLLGCEAAVTLANGHATNVTVIGHLVGPGDLIVHDSLAHDSILQGCRLSGATRRPFPHNDATALDTLLTQVRDQYRRVLVVVEGVYSMDGDIADLPALVDVKRRHGALLMIDEAHSIGTIGRSGRGIGEYYGIDRSAVDLWSGTLSKALASCGGYVAASRPVVEYLRYTVPGFVYSAGMTPADTAASLTALRMLRAEPQRVARLSENAALFVRLAREAGINTGDSHDTPVVPCIVGDSLKTLRLAEALFQQGISVNPILHPAVPEELARLRFFITYDHTPGQIRRAVAALAHELRLLDPDEEPV from the coding sequence ATGACCGACATCGCCATCACCGGACTCGGCTGCCGCTTCCCCGGTGCTCCCGACATCAGCGCCTACTGGAAGCTCCTGCTCAGCGGGGAACGACAGTTCTCCGCCGTGCCCAAGGAGCGCTGGAACCACGAGGCCTTCCACGAACCCGGCAATCCCTCCGCACCCCATGCCGCGTACACCGACCAGGTCGCCTTCCTGGACGACGTGGACCGCTTCGACGCCCTGCACTACGGCGTACCGCCCGCTCGCGCCCGGGCCATGGATCCGCAGCACCGGCTGCTCCTGGACGTCACCCGCGAGGCCCTGGACGACGCGGGGCTGGGCCGGGGCGACTTCGACCGGGCGAACACCGGGGTCTTCTGCGGAATGTCGGTGTCCGACTACAAGGACCTGATGTCGGCCCCCATCCGGGCCATCGCCCTGGCCGAGGACGCGCGGCAGGCCGCGGCGGACCCCGGCGGCTTCCTCGACGCCGTCAGGGACCACGCGGGATCGCTCGGCACCGTACAAGCCTTCAGCCTGCCGGGGAGCCTGCTCAACATGGCCCCCGGCACCGTCAGCCGGCACTTCGACCTCGGCGGGCCCAGCTTCGCCGTCGACGCCGCCTGCTCCGGCTCGCTCGTCGCCCTGGACCAGGCCGTGGCCCAACTGCGCCAGGGCAGCTGCCGGATCGCCGTCGTCGGCGGCGTGTACCTGAACCTCACCCCCGACAGCCTGATCGGCTTCTCCACGCTCCGGGCGCTGTCCGCCACCGGGGTGTGCCGCCCCTTCGACGAGGGGGCCGACGGTTTCGTCCTCGGTGAGGGCGCCGGCGCGATCGTCGTCCGGCCGCTCGCCGACGCGCTCGCCGCCGGCGACCGGGTGTACGCGGTGATCAAGGGCATCGGCTCGGCCAACGACGGCGCCTCCCCCGGGCCGCTGGCGCCCGCTCCCGAAGGCCAGCTGCGCGCCATGCGCCGGGCCTACGACGACGCGGGGGTCGCCCCGTCCACGGTCGGCTTCCTGGAGGCCCACGGGACCGGTACCGCCACTGGCGACCGCGCCGAGGTCGAGGCGCTGCGCCGGCTGCGCACCGAGTACCCCGACGACGACCCCTCGCTGTGCTACGTCGGTGCGGGCAAGGCCCTCATCGGACACTCGCTGTCCGCCGCGGGCATCGCCGGACTGATCAAGACGGCCCTGGTCGTCCACCACCGGACGATCGTTCCGCAGCCGCGGACCGCCCCGCACCCGGGCCTGGGCATCGACGCCGCGGGTCTGCGTCTCGCCGACGCGCAGCGGCCCTTTCCGGACTCCAGTGCTCCGCGCCGGGCCGCCGTCAGCTCGTTCGGCTTCGGCGGGACGAACGTCCACGTGGTTCTGGAGGAGCGGCCCGCCCCTGCCCCCTCCCCCGCTACCGGCCGTCTCCCGGAACGCACCGGGCGGACCGGGGCCGCCCCGGACACCGGCCCCCAGCTCGTCTTGCTCTCGGCCGGCAGTCCCGAGCTCCTGGACCAGCACATCGGCGACGTTCTCGACGCACTCGACGCGGCGGACCCCGCCCCGCTGGCAGCCGTGGCACACACCCTCGGCTCCCGCCGGCCGCTGACGGCCCGGCTCGCGATCGTGGCCGCCGACACCGAGGCCTTCGTACGGCGGCTGCGCCGCGCCCGCGAGCAGCTCGTCGAGGGCGAACGGGGCGACCTCGGGGACGACGCCTTCGCCGCCGACGCCCCGCTGCCGGCCGAGCGGCGCCGCCTCGCCTTCCTCTTCCCCGGTCAGGGCAGCCAGCGGCCCGGCATGATGCGGGACCTCCACGAGCGGTTCCCCGGCTTCCGGGCGACCGTCGACGACCTCGGTGCCGCGGCCCGCGAGGCCACCGGCCCCGACATCGGCGACCTGTTGTACGGGGAGGCGGCGACCGCCGAGGGCGACGCCGAAGGGGCCGGGCGCAGGCTCGCCTCCACCGAGGTGTGCCAGCCGCTGCTCGGGACCGTCCAGATCGCCGCCACCCGGCTCCTCGCCGGCTTCGGCATCGCTCCCGACCTGGTCCTCGGCCACAGCGTCGGGGAGTTCGCCGCGGCCGCTGCGGCGGGCGCCCTCACCGACGGGGACACCGTACGACTGCTGGTGCACCGGGGCGCGACCCTCCGGGAGGCCGAGAACGGCCTGCGCGGCGGGATGCTCGCCGTACAGACCGACAAGGACACCTGCCGCCGGCTGGTGAACGGCATCGACGACGTGTGGCTCGCCTGTTTCAACCAGCCGCGGCAGGTCGTGGTCAGCGGCACGCCGCACGGGCTCGACGCCATGCGGCGGGCCTGCGCCGAGGCGGGGGTCGTCACGGTGGCGCTCGACGTGTCGAACGCCTTCCACTCGCCGCGGCTCGCCGCCGCGGACGAGGAGATGCGCGCGGACCTCGCCGAGCGCCCCGTCAGCAGCCCCGTCCTCCCGTTCGTCTCCTCCGTGAACGCGGAGGTCTGCACCGAACCCGAGCGGCTGCGCGAGCTGTGGGCACGGCACGCGTCCGCACCGGTCCAGTTCGCCGATGCCGTGCGCACCGCCTACGACCAGGGGGCCCGTGTCTTCCTCCAGGTGACCGGCGGCAATTCGCTCCTGACATCGGTCCGCCGCAACCTCACCGACCACGGCGACGTCCACGTCGTCCCCGTCGCCGGGGTGGCTCCGGACGGCGGCCGGAGCTTCGTACGGGCCCTCGCCCGGCTCGCGGTCCTGGGCGCCCCGGTCGACCCGCGCGCCCTGGTTCCCCAGGGGGAGCGCCGACTGCTCGACCTGCCGGTGGCGAAGCTCGCCACCCAGTCCTACTGGATGCCCCGCCGTCGCCCGGCAACGACGGGCACCCCCGCCCCCTCCCACCGGCCCCCGGCCCGGTCCCGGCCCGTACCCCCCGAGGAGACCACGATGAACGACTCGCCGCTCCACCCGATGGAGGAACTGATCCGGCTGGTCCAGCAGCAGACGGCGCTGCTCGCCCGCCTCGCCGAAACCCTCCCCGAGCCGAACCCGACCACGGAGGCGGCGCTGCTGGCCCGCCTCGCCGAAACCCTCCCCGAGCCGAACCGGACCGCGCCGGCCGTCGCCCCGGCGACCGCCGAAACCGCCCCGGTACCCCCCGCCGTGCCCGCCCCGCCCGCCCCGCCCGCCGCGCCCGACACCGAGGAGCGGCCGCCACCGCCGCCGACCGGGGACCTCACCACGGTCACGGAGTCCGTGCTCGCGCACGTGGCCCGGGTCAGCGCGTTCCCGGTCGCCCATCTGCGCGACGACCAGTTGCTGATCGACGACCTCGGTTTCGACTCGCTGATGCTGACGGACCTGTTCTCCTCCCTCAAGCGGCAGTGGCCTCAGTGGACCCGCGACAAGACGGCCACCGACCGGCCGACCGTCGGAGGGATCGCCGCGATGATCGCGCGCGGCTGCGGCAACTCCGTACCGGCCCCCGCCCCCGCCCCCGTACCCGTAACCGCTCCCGCTCCCGTTCCCGAGCAGCGATCCGGAGCCGAAGAGGCGCCGGCCCCGGCCGCCGCCCCGTTGCCCGAGCAGCACACTCGGATCGAGTGCTTCCCCGAGGTCACCGCCCACGCCGAACGCATCGCCTCGCTCTCCGGGCTGGGGCTGGCCAATCCGTACTTCCTCGTCCACGAGGGCGCGCTGACGGACACCACCGTCATCGACGGCCGGGAACTCCTCTCCTTCTCCAGCTACAACTACCTGGGCATGGCCACCCACCCGCAGGTGAACGAGGCGGCCCACGAGGCGATAGAGCGCTGCGGCACCTCGGTCTCCGCCAGCCGGCTGCTCTCCGGCAGCCGACCGCTCCACCTGGAACTCGAAAGCGAGATCGCCGACCTGCTCGGGTGCGAGGCCGCGGTCACCCTGGCCAACGGCCATGCCACCAACGTCACCGTCATCGGCCACCTCGTCGGCCCCGGGGACCTCATCGTCCACGACTCCCTCGCGCACGACAGCATCCTCCAGGGGTGCCGGCTCTCCGGCGCGACCCGGCGACCCTTCCCCCACAACGACGCCACCGCCCTCGACACCTTGCTGACGCAGGTCCGTGACCAGTACCGGCGGGTGCTCGTCGTCGTCGAAGGCGTCTACAGCATGGACGGGGACATCGCCGACCTGCCCGCCCTCGTCGACGTCAAGCGCCGACACGGCGCGCTGCTGATGATCGACGAGGCGCACAGCATCGGGACGATCGGCCGTTCCGGCCGCGGCATCGGCGAGTACTACGGCATCGACCGCTCGGCGGTCGACCTGTGGTCGGGCACGCTGTCGAAGGCGCTGGCGAGCTGCGGTGGCTACGTCGCGGCGAGCCGCCCGGTCGTGGAGTACCTGCGCTACACCGTGCCGGGCTTCGTCTACAGCGCCGGGATGACCCCGGCCGACACGGCGGCGTCGCTGACCGCCCTGCGCATGCTGCGTGCCGAGCCGCAGCGGGTGGCACGGCTCTCGGAGAACGCGGCGCTCTTCGTCCGCCTCGCGCGCGAGGCGGGCATCAACACAGGGGACAGCCATGACACGCCGGTCGTACCGTGCATCGTCGGGGACTCGCTGAAGACCCTGCGGCTCGCGGAGGCCCTGTTCCAGCAGGGCATCAGCGTCAATCCCATCCTCCATCCGGCCGTACCGGAGGAGCTGGCCCGGCTGCGGTTCTTCATCACGTACGACCACACGCCCGGCCAGATCCGCCGGGCCGTGGCCGCGCTGGCGCACGAGCTGCGGCTCCTCGACCCGGACGAGGAACCGGTCTGA
- a CDS encoding isoamylase early set domain-containing protein: MLERKLRKDHTEVTFILPVDTPPGPVSVVGDFNDWQPGVHTLARRKDGKRAVTVELPSKSTHSFRYLAAGDYWFNDESAGDQDGPNSRLHT, from the coding sequence ATGCTGGAGCGCAAACTGCGCAAGGACCACACCGAGGTCACCTTCATCCTGCCCGTCGACACCCCGCCGGGACCGGTCAGCGTGGTGGGCGACTTCAACGACTGGCAGCCCGGTGTCCACACCCTGGCCCGCCGCAAGGACGGCAAGCGCGCCGTGACCGTCGAGCTGCCCAGCAAGAGCACGCACTCCTTCCGGTACCTGGCGGCCGGGGACTACTGGTTCAACGACGAGAGCGCCGGGGACCAGGACGGCCCCAACAGCCGCTTGCACACCTGA
- a CDS encoding MMPL family transporter: MTRHPRLVLIGALVFLVLSVLFGTDATGRLQTQGYDDPRSESSRAAHLAADRLGASPNLVLVARSGSGSVDGPAARGAGAELTGRLAAQPHVSAVTSYWTGGAAELRSRDGRAAMLVAHVDGEGEELAARAERLRAELTAPAGADETLTVHVGGSALVDAELQDISESDLKRAESVVLPGTLILLVLVFGSVVAAALPLLIGVLSIAGTLLVLSLLGRVTDVSVFALNLTTALGLGLGIDYGLLVVSRFREELAAGFLPSTAAVRTVRTAGHTIAFSAATVSAALATLLVFPPYFLRSFAYAGIAVVAIAAVSAVTVLPALLALLGKRVNAWAVPWRRTVRSGSRSGFWEGLARIVVRRPLIAALPVIGLLVLLAAPFAHADFATPDDRALPPGASSRQTGDLVRDRFDMKGSGALTVVTTGGASPSERVEYARRLSAFPQVAQVAGPDGGFRYGERAAIPGQASATARPAVDGPVQLSVVPLVDPQSHAAQQLVHDVRAVPAPAGTEALVGGPSAVLVDAKATVGDRIPLALALISLTTFALLLGFTRSLLLPLKAIALNALGLAAVLGAMVWVFQSGHLHQLLDFTPGPLSTTMPVLLFCIVFGLSVDYEVFVLARIKEAHEAGQDNARSIVTGMARTGGIVTTAGALLAFTLLSFGTSQVSLLQFFGIGAGLGVLLDATLVRGVLVPALMRLAGGLNWWAPRPIRPKEPLPASRPPPTPVRRCPAARPAPRTPARARH, from the coding sequence GTGACCCGTCACCCCCGGCTCGTCCTCATCGGCGCGCTCGTCTTCCTCGTCCTGTCCGTCCTGTTCGGCACGGATGCGACCGGCCGGCTGCAGACTCAGGGGTACGACGATCCGCGGTCCGAGTCCAGCCGCGCCGCGCACCTGGCCGCCGACCGCCTGGGCGCCTCCCCGAACCTGGTCCTCGTAGCCCGGAGCGGCAGCGGTTCCGTGGACGGACCGGCCGCCCGCGGCGCGGGCGCGGAACTGACCGGACGGCTCGCCGCGCAGCCGCACGTGAGCGCCGTGACCTCGTACTGGACCGGCGGCGCGGCGGAGCTGCGCAGCCGCGACGGCCGCGCGGCGATGCTGGTCGCGCACGTGGACGGCGAGGGGGAAGAGCTCGCGGCGCGGGCCGAGCGGCTGCGCGCGGAACTGACCGCCCCGGCCGGTGCCGACGAGACCCTGACGGTGCACGTCGGGGGGAGCGCCCTCGTCGACGCCGAGCTCCAGGACATCTCGGAGTCCGACCTGAAGCGGGCCGAGTCCGTCGTCCTGCCGGGCACCCTGATCCTGCTGGTCCTGGTGTTCGGCAGTGTGGTCGCCGCGGCCCTGCCGCTGCTGATCGGGGTCCTCTCCATCGCCGGGACGCTGCTGGTCCTGAGCCTCCTCGGCCGCGTCACCGACGTGTCCGTCTTCGCGCTGAACCTCACCACGGCGCTCGGCCTGGGGCTGGGCATCGACTACGGGCTGCTGGTCGTCTCACGGTTCCGGGAGGAGCTCGCCGCCGGCTTCCTGCCGAGCACCGCCGCCGTACGGACCGTGCGCACGGCGGGCCACACGATCGCCTTCAGCGCCGCCACGGTCTCCGCCGCGCTCGCCACGCTGTTGGTGTTCCCGCCGTACTTCCTGCGCTCCTTCGCCTACGCGGGCATCGCCGTGGTGGCGATCGCGGCGGTGAGCGCCGTGACCGTACTGCCCGCCCTGCTCGCACTGCTCGGGAAGCGGGTGAACGCCTGGGCCGTGCCGTGGCGCCGTACGGTCCGCTCCGGCTCCCGGTCCGGATTCTGGGAGGGGCTGGCGCGGATCGTCGTACGCCGCCCGCTGATCGCGGCGCTGCCGGTGATCGGCCTGCTGGTGCTGCTCGCCGCCCCCTTCGCGCACGCCGATTTCGCCACCCCCGACGACCGGGCGCTGCCGCCCGGCGCGTCCAGCCGGCAGACCGGTGACCTCGTGCGCGACCGGTTCGACATGAAGGGCTCGGGCGCGCTGACGGTCGTCACCACGGGAGGTGCCTCCCCGTCGGAGCGGGTGGAGTACGCCCGCCGCCTGTCCGCGTTCCCGCAGGTCGCCCAGGTCGCGGGACCCGACGGCGGCTTCCGGTACGGGGAGCGGGCAGCGATCCCGGGCCAGGCCTCGGCCACCGCCCGGCCCGCCGTGGACGGCCCGGTCCAGCTCTCCGTGGTGCCGCTGGTTGACCCCCAGTCGCACGCTGCCCAGCAGCTCGTCCACGACGTCCGTGCGGTCCCCGCCCCCGCGGGCACCGAGGCCCTCGTCGGCGGACCGAGCGCGGTCCTGGTCGACGCCAAGGCCACCGTGGGCGACCGGATCCCGCTGGCGCTCGCACTGATCTCGCTCACCACCTTCGCGCTGCTCCTGGGCTTCACGCGCAGCCTGCTGCTGCCGCTGAAGGCCATCGCGCTGAACGCGCTGGGTCTCGCGGCCGTCCTCGGCGCCATGGTGTGGGTCTTCCAGTCGGGTCATCTCCACCAGCTGCTCGACTTCACACCGGGGCCCCTCAGCACGACCATGCCGGTCCTGCTGTTCTGCATCGTCTTCGGGCTCTCGGTGGACTACGAGGTGTTCGTCCTCGCACGCATCAAGGAGGCGCACGAGGCCGGGCAGGACAACGCCCGCTCGATCGTCACGGGCATGGCCCGCACGGGCGGGATCGTCACCACCGCCGGCGCGCTGCTCGCCTTCACCCTCCTGAGCTTCGGCACCTCGCAGGTGTCCCTCCTGCAGTTCTTCGGGATCGGCGCGGGCCTCGGCGTCCTCCTCGACGCCACGCTCGTACGGGGGGTCCTCGTACCGGCGCTGATGCGCCTGGCGGGCGGCCTGAACTGGTGGGCGCCGCGTCCCATCCGGCCCAAGGAACCGCTCCCTGCCTCCCGTCCGCCCCCGACGCCCGTCCGCAGGTGTCCCGCGGCCCGGCCCGCCCCGCGGACCCCGGCCCGGGCGCGCCACTGA
- a CDS encoding SpoIIE family protein phosphatase codes for MEQVPTSPGERPEETAAPLESAYTASATINEQGIVTEWSEGATRLLGYVPSEVVGLPAAHRLADVLSDAAREVPSERERWSGTVALRHRDGHRMEVALLAHRWTSSGGTVKWFVVSAAGGAPRSPWGEPLKEWAFTQSPCFLAIFDADLRLVRANAGMERTLSLTEAEMRGLRLPEIAPDPVSDETERRMRLALDSGEPQYTEAFVHPTGAGAEHGWTTSLAPLRDQDGRVHAVCLAAHDRNGVEGVQHQMLLTDEVDTAPIGTTLDSVRTAHELADAAVPRFADFAVVDLLEPLPRGDEPSSVPADGPVTVCRASARSVLDGTPESVVAVGDTTSYPPLSPPVEALVSGHGAVYGAADPALARWAAQDPGAAWIGEYGAHSIMVVPMRAGGGTLGVAVFSRHRRQEPFQPEDLRVAGELTARAAAGIRNAYRSGREHTTTMTLQRSLLPHTLPDQAALEIASRYLPAAGEAGVGGDWFDVIPLSGARVALVVGDVVGHGIRATATMGRLRTAVRTLADVDLGPDELLTHLDDLVIHLSADEGDQESGGETAGGIGTTCLYVVYDPVIRRCTVARAGHPPPAVVSPEGSVYLLDVPAGPPLGLGGLPFETLEVELPEGSILALYTDGLLQARDHDIDEALDSMFAALVRPADTLDAVCDRVLTAMLTHRPDDDVALLVARTRSLHADQVVVWDLPSDPSVVATARRQTTDQLTAWGLEEAAFVTELLVSELVTNAIRYGQPPIQLRLIHEKNSTLICEVSDASSTAPHMRRARTFDEGGRGLLLVAQLAQRWGTRHAAIGKTIWAEQSLTEY; via the coding sequence ATGGAGCAAGTTCCCACCTCTCCTGGTGAGCGGCCCGAGGAGACGGCCGCCCCCCTCGAGTCGGCCTACACGGCCTCGGCGACGATCAACGAGCAGGGCATCGTCACCGAGTGGAGCGAGGGTGCGACCCGGCTGCTCGGCTACGTGCCGTCCGAGGTCGTGGGGCTGCCCGCCGCCCACCGGCTCGCCGATGTCCTCAGTGACGCGGCGCGTGAGGTGCCGTCCGAGCGGGAGCGGTGGAGCGGCACGGTGGCGCTGCGCCACCGGGACGGTCACCGCATGGAGGTGGCACTGCTGGCGCACCGCTGGACGTCCAGCGGCGGCACCGTCAAGTGGTTCGTGGTGTCCGCCGCCGGGGGCGCACCCCGCTCTCCCTGGGGCGAACCGCTGAAGGAGTGGGCGTTCACCCAGTCCCCCTGCTTCCTGGCGATCTTCGATGCGGACCTGCGCCTGGTGCGGGCGAACGCCGGTATGGAGCGCACGCTCTCCCTCACGGAGGCCGAGATGCGGGGGCTACGCCTGCCGGAGATCGCGCCGGATCCCGTGAGCGACGAGACCGAGCGCCGGATGCGGCTGGCGCTGGACTCCGGTGAGCCGCAGTACACGGAGGCCTTCGTCCACCCGACGGGCGCCGGTGCGGAGCACGGTTGGACCACCTCGCTGGCGCCGTTGCGGGACCAGGACGGCCGGGTGCACGCCGTATGTCTGGCCGCGCACGACCGGAACGGGGTGGAGGGGGTCCAGCACCAGATGCTCCTGACGGACGAGGTCGACACCGCGCCCATCGGGACGACGCTGGACAGTGTCCGCACCGCGCACGAGCTGGCCGACGCAGCCGTCCCCCGGTTCGCCGATTTCGCGGTGGTCGACCTGCTGGAACCGCTCCCGCGCGGCGACGAACCGTCCTCGGTCCCGGCGGACGGGCCGGTCACCGTGTGCCGCGCCTCGGCGCGGTCGGTCCTCGACGGGACCCCCGAGTCCGTGGTGGCCGTGGGGGACACGACCAGCTACCCGCCGCTGTCACCGCCCGTCGAAGCGCTGGTCTCGGGCCACGGCGCCGTGTACGGGGCCGCCGACCCGGCCCTCGCCCGCTGGGCGGCGCAGGACCCCGGAGCCGCCTGGATCGGCGAGTACGGGGCCCACTCGATCATGGTGGTGCCGATGCGGGCCGGCGGCGGCACGCTCGGTGTGGCCGTCTTCAGCCGTCACCGGCGCCAGGAGCCCTTCCAGCCGGAGGACCTGCGGGTGGCCGGGGAACTCACGGCCAGGGCGGCGGCCGGGATCCGCAACGCGTACCGGTCCGGCCGGGAGCACACGACGACCATGACCCTGCAGCGCAGCCTGCTCCCGCACACGCTGCCCGATCAGGCCGCGCTGGAGATCGCCTCCCGCTACCTGCCCGCGGCCGGCGAGGCCGGTGTGGGAGGCGACTGGTTCGACGTGATCCCCCTGTCGGGCGCCCGGGTGGCGCTGGTCGTGGGGGACGTCGTCGGCCACGGCATCCGGGCCACCGCCACCATGGGGCGCCTGCGCACCGCCGTACGCACCCTGGCCGACGTCGATCTGGGACCCGACGAGCTGCTCACCCACCTCGACGACCTCGTGATCCACCTGTCCGCCGACGAGGGTGACCAGGAGTCCGGCGGGGAGACGGCCGGGGGCATCGGCACCACCTGCCTGTACGTGGTCTACGACCCGGTCATCCGCCGCTGCACGGTCGCCCGGGCCGGCCACCCGCCGCCCGCCGTGGTCTCCCCCGAGGGCTCCGTGTACCTCCTGGACGTCCCGGCCGGTCCCCCGCTGGGCCTGGGCGGCCTGCCCTTCGAGACGCTCGAAGTCGAACTGCCCGAGGGCAGCATCCTCGCCCTGTACACCGACGGTCTGCTGCAGGCCCGCGACCACGACATCGACGAGGCGTTGGACAGCATGTTCGCGGCCCTGGTGCGGCCCGCGGACACGCTGGACGCGGTGTGCGACCGCGTGCTGACGGCCATGTTGACGCATCGCCCGGACGACGACGTGGCCCTGCTCGTCGCCCGGACCAGGAGCCTGCACGCCGACCAGGTCGTCGTCTGGGACCTGCCCTCCGACCCCTCCGTGGTCGCCACGGCCCGGCGCCAGACCACTGACCAGCTGACGGCCTGGGGGCTGGAGGAGGCCGCCTTCGTCACCGAGCTCCTGGTCAGCGAGCTGGTCACCAATGCGATCAGGTACGGCCAGCCGCCCATCCAGTTGCGGCTGATCCACGAGAAGAACAGCACCCTGATCTGCGAGGTCTCCGACGCGAGCAGTACCGCCCCGCACATGCGGCGGGCCCGGACCTTCGACGAGGGCGGGCGGGGCCTCCTGCTGGTGGCCCAGCTCGCCCAGCGCTGGGGCACCCGGCACGCGGCCATCGGAAAGACGATCTGGGCCGAGCAGTCCCTCACCGAGTACTGA